A window of Pantoea agglomerans contains these coding sequences:
- a CDS encoding YgdI/YgdR family lipoprotein — translation MKELAGVAVLMFAAVTLSGCSSDYVMATKNGQMIMTEGKPTIDKETGLVKYTDQSGHEVQINGDEVSTIIER, via the coding sequence ATGAAAGAGTTGGCGGGCGTAGCAGTGTTGATGTTTGCCGCCGTTACACTGAGCGGATGCAGTTCAGATTATGTAATGGCAACAAAAAATGGCCAGATGATTATGACGGAAGGCAAGCCGACCATTGATAAAGAGACCGGTCTGGTGAAATATACCGATCAGTCCGGCCATGAAGTGCAGATCAATGGCGACGAAGTGTCGACCATTATTGAGCGTTAA